The Leptospira sp. WS39.C2 genome contains a region encoding:
- a CDS encoding response regulator, with product MIAQNKILIVEDDPTTSLLYQGALRSICSEFVVFSGIKPVFHLLQKEGIEHIDLILTDLNLPDGTGVELVREIRKKNSQIPILVITSESDAVSIIDVMKENVQDYLIKPVLPKELAKKVEYHLSKRSLDYKTSILEKEKIISLEKLLDWYSFKNRSLERGEFNAQELHKNLFHVLRASLSQGAGFGILVQIIDIIKGMKQTEDGDYILEKDVLSILEDNANYSKKVLNTFAEIENIIFGRVEEEVVPLSIVWTEIISIVGELESQLKIKHHSIQMTDVSQYQMDSVAIQWNRDYFRKSVRELLINAMKFSLDSSTILVLLQLKSDSISLSIINSVGSDLKMGEGIPNEYLDLVFEPFFRLTKNLYERYETLDFGIGLSLVKETIQKFGGSVLVSNILDHLGETVEPKVEFKITLPHSPSLK from the coding sequence ATGATCGCACAAAATAAAATCCTAATTGTTGAAGACGATCCGACTACATCTCTTTTGTACCAAGGTGCCTTACGTTCGATTTGTTCTGAATTTGTAGTTTTTTCTGGAATCAAACCCGTCTTCCATCTCTTGCAAAAAGAGGGGATTGAGCACATTGATCTCATTCTAACAGACCTAAACCTTCCTGATGGAACAGGTGTGGAACTAGTAAGGGAGATACGTAAAAAAAATTCACAAATTCCAATCCTTGTGATCACCTCAGAATCCGACGCAGTATCCATCATTGATGTGATGAAAGAAAACGTTCAGGATTATTTGATCAAACCAGTACTCCCAAAAGAATTAGCGAAAAAAGTCGAATACCATCTTTCCAAACGATCTTTGGATTACAAAACTTCCATTTTAGAGAAAGAAAAAATCATCTCCCTTGAAAAACTCTTGGATTGGTACAGTTTCAAAAATCGTTCCTTGGAACGTGGTGAATTTAATGCCCAGGAATTACATAAAAATTTATTCCATGTTTTACGAGCTAGTTTGTCACAAGGTGCTGGTTTTGGAATTTTGGTGCAAATCATCGATATCATCAAAGGAATGAAACAAACAGAAGATGGAGATTATATCTTAGAGAAAGATGTATTGTCTATTTTAGAAGATAATGCAAATTATTCGAAAAAAGTTTTAAATACCTTTGCTGAAATTGAAAATATCATCTTTGGTCGAGTGGAAGAAGAGGTGGTTCCGCTTTCTATTGTTTGGACCGAAATTATTTCCATTGTAGGTGAATTGGAATCACAGTTAAAAATCAAACACCATTCTATCCAAATGACAGATGTTAGTCAGTACCAGATGGATTCTGTTGCGATCCAGTGGAATCGGGATTACTTTCGAAAATCAGTCCGCGAACTTCTCATTAATGCGATGAAATTTTCTTTGGATTCTTCTACGATTTTGGTTTTACTCCAATTAAAGTCGGATTCAATTTCCCTTTCGATCATCAATTCCGTGGGAAGTGATTTAAAAATGGGAGAAGGGATCCCAAATGAATATTTGGACCTAGTATTTGAACCATTTTTTAGGTTAACTAAAAATCTTTATGAAAGGTACGAAACTCTTGATTTTGGAATTGGCCTATCTCTTGTAAAGGAAACCATACAAAAGTTTGGTGGATCTGTGCTTGTATCCAATATTTTGGATCATTTAGGAGAAACTGTAGAACCAAAAGTAGAGTTTAAAATCACCCTTCCTCATTCTCCTTCCTTAAAATGA